A region of the Phyllopteryx taeniolatus isolate TA_2022b chromosome 9, UOR_Ptae_1.2, whole genome shotgun sequence genome:
CAGGTGATAGATGCCCTGAGGGCTGGACTCAGTTAAACAATCGCTGTTACATCTACAAAGACGAATATCTGACATTTGATCAAGCAGAGGTATGAAGCAATTCTGAAAAGTTGTGGTGCTAATCACCCAAAATATGATTTCTGagatggcgggggggggggggggggaacaacttTACTCATCATGAATTGTACATGAAAGGACCTTTGAAACGGGCAAcgattgttgatgttttttttttttttttttttttttgtccaattagaGCGCTTGCAAACTTTCCGGTGGGAAACTAGCGTCCATTCATACTCATCTGCAGACTGTTGTGGTTAACGAGCTCATTGAAGTGCCTTTCAAAGAAAACGGCGTCTGGATTGGACTCTACACGGATGTGCAGGTGAAACATCGATGCAAAGCACTGGAACATATCATTTCAAGTATTCGAAATAATCTAACATAGTTTGAATCTTTTTAttccataatttaaaaaaagataataaaaaaaaaaacatttatgcacAGTGTGATAATAAACACTGCGGTGTAAATACagaaaattcaataaaaatgtcttggacataaaagttacaaaatctacttaaatgcattttttgcaATATTCGTCTTTCAGGGCGAGCCGATGTGGACTGACGGCTCAAACGTAGTTTTCGACTTTGAGCTTCAGGAATTTCTCCCCGCGGGCTGTGTAGCGATTCAGATAAACGGTAATCGTATTATTCCTTCACCTTGATTCGGGAGAAggacatttccatccatttgacTTCAAATGTCCTTTTATATTGTGTGAATGTTGACCAAAGTGTTTTAGATGAACCAtttgttttggtgtgttttttttatgacaggGTTTCAATGGAGTCTTACCGAATGCACCACGGAACAGCCCTACATTTGTGCCAGAGATGTGTTCCAGTGCGTATCCATTTGCAAAGAAGACAAACTGTGACACTGAGGATGATTATTAATATTGatattatatgtataatataatacaaaatatatagagaataatatttattcatttatttccaatagttgtttgtcttcatttcatagcatgtATCTTGAATATCCAACTTCCAgttgttttagatttttttgtccaatcagatttaagCTTCTGTGTGTTGCCACATCCaagtaatctgcccagggccttcagaatcaccATCACTGGTGTAGGGAAAATAGGCGCTATGAACAACGGCTGTCTTTCGGAACTTATCAGATGTCACATTCACGACTCTCACTTTCCTTTCCGATCCAACCTGATCGAGAGCGGTATCAGCAGACGGGCGAGGCGGAAGTTCTCTGCAAATCGGAAGATGCCATGCCAAAAACACATTGCGATTAGCGATTAGTCGACCGATACGCGCTGAATCCGTTGgctcggattttttttttctggcatctTTCTGTGAGGAAATGAACACTCAGTCAATAGTTTTTGTTATTCTGAAcaatcaccccaaaaaaaaaaattcaacggTACAacagaacacaaacaaaacagaacattttgtgaaacatttttattcattttgcagCTCTTAAgtgggcttttttttgtttgttttgttttcttaacaGTAGGCCTCGAATAAACATCGGCTGCTTCCAAGTCAGTTTGTGGTGGGAAAATTCAAACCttttaacacaaaacattgttGCGCGACCACATGTCAAGAGtcaggtgaggggggggggggggactagcTTGGAGAAACGAAGCGAAATGACAAGAACCGAGGTAGACCGGGAGCAAGCGGCGTAAACATAAGACACACACTACAACCACACGTCAGTCTAGTGAGGGGAAAAGGAGAACTCTGGCAGAACAAGAGGTTGCTGTTTTCAAATTTGGGGTTGGAACCGCAGTTTTGGGACAAATATGCATTTTGCTCCCAACACAAATTGTGAATATGTAACAGGGAGCGAGCCCTCCctcgaatagcgaaaatctgcgagtaattgacaccccccccccccccccccccccacacacacacaaaaaaggtttATGACATGTAGTAGACACAAGATGGCACcgaagcactacttttctactTGTCTCATAGAAGCTCCTCAATCAATTAAATGATTAATTCAAGTAAAGTCATAGTTCCCTGGCACCAGGATGTCACAAAGTCGGGCCAAAGCACTGCATTTCTATTAGACAGGTCTTCAACGCCATCTTGGAGCATTTGAGGgcatttcacaaaaagctgaagTGTTCagaatcattcatttattccctACCTTATCACTTTGTAGAGGGATTTTGATCACTAGGAGTTTTACATCGTGAACTATGTAGTGGATAACCTACTCATTACATatttcaccacaaaaaaaaaaaaaaaaaaaaatttgtattttggccacaatgttgaagtgaattgaggactTTCATTTGTGGCATCTTGACGTCAAGGAGCGACGCTGAATTGAGTCGAGGAGTTTCATTCGGATAAAAAtaatgctttgctgccatcttgtggcatcttagtgtCATGGAGCTaagccgccatcttgtggcaacttgttgtcaaggaactatgttgaagtgagttcgGGAGTTTCATTTACACGAAAAGAGTGCTTTGCCGGCATCTTTTTGTTCTGCTTTCTGCAGTTAAGTCAGCATTATGAAacagaaactgttctcaattgccttagatgcttaaatatattaaaatatcgGTGTCAAGAAACTAAGTTGACGTAAGATGTGGCGTTTCATTTTGATTCcaaatagtgctttgccgccatcttgtggcatttatagaCAActatcttttttgggggggtggggcatAAATTTcacacagattttcactattcgcagcagggctcGATCCCTGTCCCTCGCAAATATATCGGTAAAATATAAAAGAGTATTTGGTTTTTCAAACGGAGCCGGAGCTGCAGGGAGCTGAAGGCACTTGAGGGTCGGGTAATCCAGGACTCCGGAGTAGTGTGTAgtttatgattgtttttttttttttttagtgtttttcgGCACACGTGGGCACCACCTGGTCGTCGTCCTCGTGTCTCAATTCCGGCGCTCGGCCCGAGGCGCGCCGCTGGGTCGCGTGCGGCAGCGTGCGGCGATCGCTCAACCACGGATGCGCCAGCAGCTCGGAAGCCCGCAGGCGTTCGGCGGGCGACTTTCGGAGCATGCATCCGATCAAGCACTTTGCCGGCGGAGACAGCCATGCGGGAAGGCTGAAGGCCCCGCGGCGGATCTTGGCGAAGAGGGCGGCGGGCCGGGTGTCCTGGAAGGGGTAGCGTCCGACCAGCATAGTGTACAGGGAGACGCCCAGGCTCCACACGTCGGCGGCGCGGCCAGAGTACGACGCCTTGCCGCTGGCCAGGAGCTCGGGGCCCACGTAGGCGGGGCAGCCGTGGCGGTCCGTCATGGAGTCGGAGTCGCCGCGCTGAAGGAGGACGCAGTCGGTGAGGCCGAGGAGGGCCACGCGGGTCCTGCGGAGGAGAAGAAAATGTCACTTTCATGGTTGGTCGAATTATATAGTACAATACAATTAGGGCTGAGCAAAATGGCCTTTTTGCACAAATCTGATACCCGATCTAAAGTTAGTCAACCCCAGCAATTCGCAGGGGTTTAAGGACCAAGACCTtccacaaacaacaaaaatccatccatccattttcttgcgcTTTTCTGGGCTCGGGGTGCGGGTTTAGCAGCCCAAGCAGAAAAGCCCctccttccttctccccagccacttcgtccggCTCTTTCGGGGGAAGacgctcccaggccagccgggttCCGAGGCCGTGGTTGGACTCACCTGAATCTGTCGGTGAAGACGAATCGGCGCAGCTTAACGTCCCTTAGCACCACGCCGCTGCGGTGGCAGTGCGCCACGGCCTCGAGCATCTGCGCGAACACGAGCCCCGCCTCCTCCTCGCCGAGGCGCTTGCTGCTGCGCACGTGCGCGTGCATGTCTCCGTGATGGGCGGCCAGGAACAGGTAGGCGCCGTCCCGCCGGATCACCGTGTCCAGGAGGCCGCAGATGTTGCCGTGGCGACCCAGCCGGGCGTAGACCGCCAACTTCTCCTGGTAGCTGGACAGGGGCAAGACCTGTAACCGTGGCAACCGGGTGGGTTAGGTGAGCGGGGAGCATTGGCGGCAGCCTATAGGCCAAACATATCACATGGCATTTTATCGTTCCAAAAAATTTATTGTATAAGTTTATTATTATCTGTtgtttattctatttattattttcatttttaaaacataggataggctccagcacttgtgaggataagcggctcagaaaacggatggatgactTTAAGTcaatggtggtacttggtggaaaatgtttgagGACCACTCTTCTAAATAATAAAAGTTATAAAAAGTATGAGTCAAATTTTATTACATATGTTAAACATCCAATTTGGTTTATTATAATACAATAAGTATGAAATTCatgatgaattaaaatgtaagtcaaatttgtatacatttctttcagttaatttgttttattttatcaatGACCTGaccaaaaatgtacatttgaaaaaaatgcattgctcATATAAAATAATTGGTCAATTTGCTTATTGtgaatactattattattattgccgctttcaatcataaaataatataaagtattagtaaaataataaaaatcataaattaAACTATTGGTTAATTACAATATATACTTACTAAACTCTCAATTAAAACAagcaaattataatttttttgttaattattttttttccacattttacacaGCCATTTGAATCTTTATATACAAATTACCTGGCCAAAAATgtacatatgaaaaaaaaaaaaaaattgtttttaaatttcttgattgtaaattcttttttttttgtcaatccaTCTATCTATTTAGGTCCACTATATCAACATCCTTATGTAGTGACTAAGCAGAGTGAGTGAATGCATCCGAATGTTACCTGACACGTGTACTGCTGCTGTGTGGCGGCGTGCACCGCTCTGTACGTGTCCTCGCCCTCGCAGCGCTCAAACAGGAAGTAAGGCCCAACCCGGACTTTCGATTGGCTTTGGTTGGACTGAGGGGAGGGGCTTTTGGCTGGACTGAGGTGAAGCGGTGGGCTCGCGTCAGGatgaggaggcggcggcggaacgtccggaCAGACTCTTTTGCATTTGGGCGACGCATCCTGGGGCTCGTCGAGTAATCTCTTTAAACAGCGCTCGGCCACGCCCACACTCATCTGTGATTGGAGGAGAGAAATGGCTTGTTGACATTCCAGAAGCTACAACAACTTAAAACTgattaaaggcctctttatactcccgccaAAGTGTATGTTTGCAGTGAGTTGAGACATACACACGTTCCATTCGACctaagtagtgctttgctgccatcttatgGCAGCTAGAGGCAATCggctatatgcggaacgtcgCGTGACCAAACGTGCAAAACGGGTTAGCGGACTTCCTGGCATACCGACAGGTTGATGACGTGACGGTTTGAAGCTGAACCTTTCGAGGGTCGGTGTCAATAGCGGCAGCTCCCTgttggtgaatttgtgaatagcaaacCGAATATACATGGGGAATTCATGCTCGGCTTATATTTCTTATCGATGATTCTAAAGATGATCCTTTccaataatcaaattggatatTGGCCTTattaaaacaccaaaatgtacACGTGATGTATTATCGCtttccacttggggtcgccatcctcccgttccagtaaaatatttttagtgAGTTTGAGTTTGTGCGTGACGTGCGAGTCAGCGAACGAGAACGTAGAGTCGGTGAACCCGGCCGGGTAAGCGGccggctgttaactggctagcCGTTAGCCAAACCGCGCGCTAAACGCCCGCGCGTCAGTGGCGGCCGTAGCAGCTCGCGTATGAATGTGGTTATTTCGCGCATATTTCATGACCGTTTGCTGAATGAAGCTTGAATGGCCGACGTGCCAACAATGGCGTCTTTGAAATGACACTTAGAACCTGAATTTTAAGTCTCTACTCAACCGCGCCCTCTGCGGTTTCCCTTCGGCCCATAAATATCGCCGCGGTAAAAAGTGGGGAGGGCGCGTGCGGGTATCAACTCCAACTGTGCCCCTCACGCGTTAGCATGTCTATAGGCTCCATGATGCAACTTCCTGTAAGCTGACAGACACTTTCAGATCGTTGCATCAGAGCACAACGCTTTATAGTTTTAACCGTTTTAAATAGCGGCGACCGCACACGCCGCACATGCACGcgagaccacacacacacacacacacacacacaccgaccaACCCGTCAACAAGCGCGCTCGTATTCCCCGAAAACTACCGATTTATTGTTTTCCTTCGTTTTAAAGAGACGCAGTTGACCAACCCTGCTCTGGTTAAACAAGCAGAGTGAGTCACCATGGAAACAACATCCTGtgacacacgcaaacacaaagcacacacacacagggaaggTTGGGTTTTTGGACCTTCAGTTTCACAATGACACACAAACTAATTGCCATGTGACTGACACTTGATGTCATAATGCTCCTCACTGTCAGCACTAATATAGCAGCCCAAAACTTTCTCGACTTTGATTATGCGTCAGTGTGAAACTTTCAGGGTTGATTCAAACTTTTATAGGATTGATGAAAGTACGCGTCAGCGGGaaacttttggggggggggggggggggcacattcACTTTTTCTTGGTCGGATTAAGAGTAGCTACATCCCAGTTGAAAACGTTCTTGGGGTTGACAAAAATGTCCGTCCAGGTTTGATGAATGCGTACGAATTGGTCAAAACGGTTCTTGGGTCGCTAAAGAGTGCAATTGAACACAATACTCATTCAATTATTTGACTAACAGCGTGAGTTACGCAAACATTTATCAGTCAGATATAGGCAGGATATTTTGGGTCACACTTTTCACGAgcgatgaagaaaaaaaaaaaaaaacacctgcatGAATTGATTGTAAGCATCATTTCAGCCGATACATTTGATATTTCACAACACGCTCGTGGATGGACCACACTTTATGAAACCCTGCACCCAACTCCCAAAATTGAAATACTGTTCCTACTTCTCATCATTGAAAGGCCcttaaaacattcacacctagggacaatttagagtggtCAATTGACtgaacgtgcatgtttttgtaatgtgcaaAGACAAGCCATGTGAAAACATACAAACGCGAACTCTGAACCACAGAACTGTCAGGCAAATGCACAAACTTCTAAACCACCATATTGCCCCTCTTGTTGATTTgagatgatttgttttttggttgttgttgttttgtttttgttttttttgcatcacaatgagaaaaaaagtattgtaaaaataaatttgtacacatgatttaaacattttaatttcccATTTCTGATCGTTTTCCTCTTGGGGGTGGGTgatgttttcaccattttgaaaagCCCTGCTTAAATTACTACTTTGTATCCAACTTCTTATCAAAATTAGCCTTTTTAATttaagttgtgttttttttggtcatttaaagtgctttaaattttattttattttttttaaagtaaaagtcTTACCTTGCACTGGACGGCACCTCCAGATCCAATAGAACCCGGCGGAGGTCGACAACGACAAGCCCCGTTAAGGACGAGTCGTCGCGGCCATAGCGGCAGCTGTGCTCCCGGGGAACGCTGAACGGGCTGGCCGGGGTGTGACGCCTGCTTCTCGGTTGCGCAAACCAAGGCAGAAAGAGTTTGTTTTACATCCGAAAGCGGACTTTTTAGTCGTGTTCTGCTCCCTTTTGAAGCCAAATAGATGAGTCCGGTGCGGGTCCGGTAGAACTTTTTATCCGGACCGGGACGACCGAGAAGTGAGC
Encoded here:
- the LOC133483897 gene encoding galactose-specific lectin nattectin-like isoform X2; the encoded protein is MRTGDRCPEGWTQLNNRCYIYKDEYLTFDQAESACKLSGGKLASIHTHLQTVVVNELIEVPFKENGVWIGLYTDVQGEPMWTDGSNVVFDFELQEFLPAGCVAIQINGFQWSLTECTTEQPYICARDVFQCVSICKEDKL
- the LOC133483897 gene encoding galactose-specific lectin nattectin-like isoform X1 — translated: MPFALTLLLLICGSSRLFTGADASTSKSDRCPEGWTQLNNRCYIYKDEYLTFDQAESACKLSGGKLASIHTHLQTVVVNELIEVPFKENGVWIGLYTDVQGEPMWTDGSNVVFDFELQEFLPAGCVAIQINGFQWSLTECTTEQPYICARDVFQCVSICKEDKL
- the LOC133483896 gene encoding tribbles homolog 3-like, which produces MFCYVYECCITCRVYECVTCLLPDDGSTQYCSIETPPPPPPPPPPTLPAQRDDVTSRRVDPNKGEVARSLLGRPGPDKKFYRTRTGLIYLASKGSRTRLKSPLSDVKQTLSALVCATEKQASHPGQPVQRSPGAQLPLWPRRLVLNGACRCRPPPGSIGSGGAVQCKMSVGVAERCLKRLLDEPQDASPKCKRVCPDVPPPPPHPDASPPLHLSPAKSPSPQSNQSQSKVRVGPYFLFERCEGEDTYRAVHAATQQQYTCQVLPLSSYQEKLAVYARLGRHGNICGLLDTVIRRDGAYLFLAAHHGDMHAHVRSSKRLGEEEAGLVFAQMLEAVAHCHRSGVVLRDVKLRRFVFTDRFRTRVALLGLTDCVLLQRGDSDSMTDRHGCPAYVGPELLASGKASYSGRAADVWSLGVSLYTMLVGRYPFQDTRPAALFAKIRRGAFSLPAWLSPPAKCLIGCMLRKSPAERLRASELLAHPWLSDRRTLPHATQRRASGRAPELRHEDDDQVVPTCAEKH